The following are encoded together in the Montipora capricornis isolate CH-2021 chromosome 5, ASM3666992v2, whole genome shotgun sequence genome:
- the LOC138050005 gene encoding uncharacterized protein, whose amino-acid sequence MEYSDEHLNFFRICDITANIITEGLRTVFKQEWDKKYMGSLGEWEDTLKNGKDFERQEPPASQKKNARLLNIMVNGNRKEWDCTALFFGILFSSSIGKFLSPTLYNHVDDLRLFRNEIFAHVSKGIISEIDFKSMIGRVEAAFLGLSLPVGDIKAVANQKSFPIKESRILKDQLVKEQEEVRALQEKSNALEEELKSNPKTFLGNLPTKPSHAIQQRLCEVSMILKQMEELKKNSDGEISTTYLSGNPGCGKSQIARMVGEAFYKQVSHSNLVFVATLNAETLETLFNSYDSLSRALGCTEFAVARITTSKDSIQEKLEQFQRLVTPKMKEFSTWLLIIDNVINLEAVRRFWPTCGCKEYGNGQILVTTQDSSTIPDNGSRCHCISLWGGMDPDDAVSLLTSVSQMPNQANVQDVAKALDYQPLALACAAWYVYSVRSRGSSHFNWKIYLDKLNRGKEETMGEIKKKCDSGYTKSMPVAVRMAVEREVVNEDVLLHTFQFLSICAPGPIPLEVAVKFVAKRTPDLDEEEIIAKIMESSLVHISCKKEGEQTLCLHQVLYRIIRSNEKVCIQPGKEIEVISAALGSVQSLTVEDSSTSKIFVEHLNAVLSHVISFQLSKSDFYTRLIEVTPLADFFEYFVSCASMCLKYGKMSTVKQCVKIGVDVIEGGVSVDEITSSLLLFFCGKALIDLSEYVRAIKYLEMSLAMRRRICGNRHKAVAECLRHLGRVSFNFSRNDDATKFFHEALCIFREICGEKSGEVAECLVGLGNVKGNLCYHAQATQYFQEALSISRELFGTKHLIVAGCLHNLGVTSIDCGRYDDAGRFLEEALAIQLEICGEKLERVAISLTNLGRLHLKCSRFEKARHFMERALNIRRDIGNQLRVGRSLYHLGSLIEKEGKTNAAADYYSRALETIRRYNLPENHLYVREAVEALQRIREAKEAQSTTASSMPERGKLSRERKAEDSTSNIKSQHPPQVIKC is encoded by the coding sequence ATGGAGTATTCTGACGAACACTTGAACTTCTTCCGGATATGCGACATTACAGCGAACATTATCACAGAGGGGCTTAGGACAGTCTTCAAACAAGAGTGGGATAAGAAATACATGGGATCTTTGGGAGAATGGGAGGACACTTTGAAGAACGGAAAAGACTTTGAGAGACAAGAACCACCAGCAAGTCAAAAGAAAAATGCGAGGTTGCTAAATATCATGGTAAATGGTAACCGCAAGGAATGGGACTGTACAGCGCTGTTTTTTGGAATCCTTTTCTCCAGTAGTATTGGGAAATTTCTCAGTCCTACACTATACAACCACGTAGACGACCTTCGACTATTCCGTAATGAAATTTTTGCTCATGTCTCCAAGGGTATTATCTCTGAAATCGACTTCAAATCTATGATCGGAAGAGTAGAAGCAGCGTTCCTGGGGTTAAGTCTTCCTGTAGGGGATATCAAAGCAGTTGCCAATCAGAAGAGCTTCCCTATAAAGGAATCGAGGATTCTTAAGGATCAACTAGTCAAAGAGCAAGAGGAGGTTAGAGCCTTGCAAGAAAAGTCAAATGCTCTCGAAGAGGAACTCAAATCTAATCCCAAGACGTTCCTAGGCAACCTTCCTACGAAACCCTCTCATGCAATTCAGCAACGCCTCTGTGAAGTGTCGATGATCCTCAAACAAATGGAAGAACTCAAGAAGAACAGCGATGGAGAAATCTCCACAACGTATCTGTCGGGTAATCCTGGCTGTGGCAAGAGTCAAATTGCAAGAATGGTTGGGGAAGCATTTTACAAACAGGTTTCCCACAGTAATCTTGTTTTTGTTGCCACTTTAAATGCCGAGACTCTCGAGACGTTATTCAATTCATATGACAGCCTAAGTAGAGCCCTCGGTTGTACCGAATTTGCTGTTGCTAGAATAACGACATCAAAGGATTCCATACAAGAAAAGCTGGAACAGTTTCAGAGATTAGTTACTCCGAAAATGAAAGAGTTTTCGACGTGGCTCCTCATAATTGACAATGTCATTAACCTCGAAGCTGTCCGACGATTCTGGCCAACTTGTGGATGTAAAGAGTACGGCAATGGACAAATCCTTGTTACAACCCAAGACAGTAGTACCATTCCTGACAATGGATCTCGTTGCCACTGCATCTCTCTTTGGGGAGGCATGGATCCTGATGATGCTGTGAGTCTTCTTACAAGCGTCTCGCAGATGCCAAATCAAGCAAACGTGCAGGATGTTGCCAAGGCTTTAGATTACCAGCCTCTGGCACTGGCCTGTGCTGCTTGGTACGTTTATAGTGTGCGCTCCCGTGGATCATCTCACTTCAACTGGAAGATATATCTAGATAAACTAAACCGTGGAAAGGAAGAGACCATGGGCGAGATCAAGAAGAAATGCGACAGTGGCTACACAAAGTCAATGCCTGTTGCCGTGCGAATGGCTGTAGAAAGAGAAGTCGTTAATGAAGACGTTTTACTTCATACATTTCAGTTCCTTTCCATCTGCGCTCCTGGACCGATTCCACTGGAAGTTGCTGTCAAATTCGTCGCAAAGCGAACGCCTGACTTGGACGAAGAGGAAATCATCGCAAAAATAATGGAGTCAAGTCTAGTGCATATTTCTTGTAAGAAAGAGGGTGAACAGACTTTGTGCCTTCACCAAGTTTTGTACCGGATTATAAGAAGTAATGAGAAAGTCTGCATCCAACCAGGAAAGGAAATTGAGGTGATTTCAGCAGCACTCGGCTCTGTTCAGAGTCTCACAGTGGAAGATAGCTCGACTTCAAAAATTTTCGTTGAGCATTTGAACGCTGTCCTATCACATGTCATTTCGTTCCAACTCTCCAAAAGCGATTTTTATACTCGTCTCATCGAAGTTACCCCTCTTGCTGACTTCTTTGAGTACTTTGTTTCTTGTGCGTCCATGTGCCttaaatatggtaaaatgtCAACCGTAAAGCAGTGCGTAAAGATTGGAGTTGACGTAATTGAGGGAGGCGTCAGTGTCGACGAGATAACATCGTctcttttacttttcttttgtgGAAAGGCTCTGATTGACCTGAGCGAATATGTTCGTGCTATAAAGTACCTAGAAATGTCACTGGCGATGAGACGTCGCATTTGTGGAAATAGACACAAAGCTGTGGCAGAATGTTTACGTCATTTAGGGCGTGTGAGCTTTAATTTCTCGCGCAATGATGATGCAACGAAGTTTTTCCACGAGGCACTCTGTATTTTCCGTGAGATATGTGGAGAAAAAAGTGGTGAAGTGGCGGAATGTTTGGTCGGTTTGGGAAATGTAAAGGGAAACCTTTGCTACCACGCCCAGGCAACGCAATACTTCCAGGAAGCATTGTCCATCTCCCGTGAACTTTTTGGCACAAAACATTTGATAGTGGCAGGATGCTTGCATAACTTAGGAGTCACAAGCATCGATTGTGGTCGCTATGACGACGCAGGGAGATTTCTCGAAGAGGCACTCGCTATCCAACTGGAAATTTGTGGAGAAAAGCTAGAACGGGTGGCAATTTCTTTGACCAATTTAGGGAGGCTCCACCTCAAGTGCTCACGTTTTGAAAAAGCGAGGCATTTCATGGAGAGAGCCCTAAACATTAGACGTGATATTGGTAACCAGTTGCGTGTGGGGCGGAGTCTGTACCATCTCGGTAGTCTGATTGAAAAGGAGGGTAAAACAAATGCGGCTGCAGATTATTACAGTCGTGCACTTGAAACGATTCGACGTTACAACCTTCCCGAAAATCATCTCTACGTTAGAGAGGCCGTTGAAGCCCTTCAACGAATAAGGGAGGCTAAAGAGGCACAAAGCACAACAGCGAGCAGCATGccagaaagaggaaagctgtcCAGAGAGAGGAAAGCCGAGGATTCGACTTCAAACATAAAGTCACAACATCCTCCACAAGTTATTAAATGCTAA